ACTTGATGAGTGAATCCTTATTCCTAGGCCTTTTATCTGTTATCACAAGTCTGGTGGAAAAAGTCTAATTTCAATGTAACCTACCTACCAACGTTTAGATAATGTTTAATGGAATGCATCCACACTGAAGTATATCTACAGAATATCACTTAGAGCAGAAGATAGGAGAAGAAAATCCAGGTGAAAACAGAAGATTCGGTAAAAACAGAAAATCTTTCTTGGAATTAAATTTTTAAGATATTACTTACAGATGAAGCAAACGGGACACTATTGTAATTGCAAATAGATGAAATGATAACAAAGGATTAGGTGTTAGAAGATCATTCTAGTTTTAACAAATAAAGTTATCGTACCGGTATGAGAACAGAAAATCATGTGACGTTTCATTTGACAAAGAACACATATTTTGTTTATAAACCTGGACTCTCTTTTTAagtcaaaacaataaaaaaaataagtgattGTAAAATGTAATATTTTGGGTTAAGTAGATATTAAAAGTTTTATAAAATTGTGCATATTTTGCTTACAGATTCAAATGGAAGAGGTGAATGAGACCATTGTGACAGAATTCATACTTCTAGGCATCACCGATCTCCGGGAGCTACAAGTTTTCTTCTTtgtaacttttctttttttctacctCTTaagttttttgggcaatttaagCATTGTGACAGTGGTTTCTGTTGACCATGTTCTTCACACTCCAATGTACTTTCTATTGGGAAACCTTTCCTTCCTGGATTTCTTCTATGCCACCACAACAGTTCCCAAAATGTTGTCCGGTTTACTTGTGGAAGACAAGAAAATATCCTTCCAAGGTTGCATAGTCCAGCTCCACATCTTTCATTTCTTGGGAAGCACTGAAGCCATGCTCCTTGCATCAATGTCTTATGACAGATATGTTGCCATTTGTAACCCATTGAGATACCACATCCTTATGGCTAGGGCAATGTGTCTTCAACTAGCATTCACATCTTGGCTTATTGGTTTCTTATACTCATTGTTCCATACCATTTTGACTTCCAGGCTTCCTTTCTGCAACAAGAACAAAGTAAAACATTTCTACTGTGATATTAAACCTCTCTTGAAGTTGGCATGTACCGACACACATATCAATGAGAGCTTGGTCAACATAGTTACAGGTTCTGTAGCCTTAGGCACATTTGTTCTGATTATGATCTCCTATACCTTTATTGCAACTCATCTCCAGAATATCCGTTCAGATCAAGGTAGAAGTAAAGCCTTCTCTACCTGCACTTCTCACCTCACCGTGGTCCTTTTATATTTTGGAACTGCTTTCTGCACATATTTAAGACCGGCTACAAAAGATTCCTTGGAGCAAGATAGGGTTACTGCGGTGTTGTTCACAGTCATCACCCCTGCATTAAACCCCATTATCTATGCTCTGAGAAATAAGGATGTGAAAAGGGCTTTTAGGAAACTGTTTTTTGAAGGCCTACTTTTAAACTAACTACACTATTAACTAACAGAAGCTATGTATAAAGCTCCCAGCTTTTTATTGACATAGCTCACCATCTTCAGCAGGACTCGCCAATAGTGTTGGTGCAAATATTCGATTCGCACatcttaatcgcgaatatcggcactttgagaattcacgaagatttagaatatagtgctatatattagcgaATAttctagaggttttttttttcatcagtaacctcccttcttgcttgtgggccaatgagaaggctgcaatgtctttgtctgagcttagcaacatccctagcaaccaataggaaagttgcctaccacttactatataagaacctccccaacagctattttctacagttttatggagttctgagagacagcagtgtcattgctgtgctctgtgctttactggttaattacattagatagttagttagtagcattcggttccagtgcagggtgttaggtagtgtgataggttctgctgtccatacatgctacagacatagtgctgtgtagtgatgagcgggagtcgccatattcgatttcgtgatatttcacgaatattcgattgaatattcgtattatattcgtcaaaatcgaatatttgtaattatttcatttatcgtgaataatatgcgattaaattaatcatacgatttttttttttgatttttttttctgtataaggcaacgttcctatgactatggctaggctaatatgtgtattttaccaatattcttaatattgctctaacttagtcttttagaatattcgtaatattctaaaagacgaagttagagcaatattacgaattttcgtaaaatacacatatagattgtaatttagctaatatagtgctataatccttttttttctcaaatttt
The sequence above is drawn from the Bufo bufo chromosome 11, aBufBuf1.1, whole genome shotgun sequence genome and encodes:
- the LOC120981516 gene encoding olfactory receptor 12D2-like — its product is MEEVNETIVTEFILLGITDLRELQVFFFVTFLFFYLLSFLGNLSIVTVVSVDHVLHTPMYFLLGNLSFLDFFYATTTVPKMLSGLLVEDKKISFQGCIVQLHIFHFLGSTEAMLLASMSYDRYVAICNPLRYHILMARAMCLQLAFTSWLIGFLYSLFHTILTSRLPFCNKNKVKHFYCDIKPLLKLACTDTHINESLVNIVTGSVALGTFVLIMISYTFIATHLQNIRSDQGRSKAFSTCTSHLTVVLLYFGTAFCTYLRPATKDSLEQDRVTAVLFTVITPALNPIIYALRNKDVKRAFRKLFFEGLLLN